A region from the Bacillus sp. Marseille-P3661 genome encodes:
- a CDS encoding AMP-binding protein — protein MDVMLEKKWLSHYPVEIPANIDYEIKPLQYFLEKAMKTVPHKKAIHFLGKELTYKELYESSLKFANFLKSLGVQKGDRVSIMLPNCPQSVISYYGILMAGGIVVQTNPMYTERELQYQIDDSGSKWIVCLDLLFPKVSKVKTITRLEHIIVTTISDYLPFPKNLIYPFIQKKKHGIKVEISEGPTTHLFKNALSTSTSDKIPLDISPKEDIALLQYTGGTTGQAKGVMLTHLNLVANTTMCLKWMYKMKEGEERILGILPFFHVFGMTCVMNFSIMFTSTMILLPKFDAEETLKTIAKLKPTIFPGAPTIFIALLNHSNIKDYDLASINTCLSGSAPLPLEIQEKFETVTGGKLVEGYGLTEASPVTHANFLWDVPRPKGSIGVPWPDTDAFILSTEKNGPAEPNEIGEIVVKGPQIMKGYWNRKDETAACFYGEEWLLTGDLGYMDENGFFYVVDRKKDLIIAGGFNIYPREIEEVLYEHVSIQEAVVVGIPDPYRGETVKAVIVLKEGAIVTEDDIEQHCRNYLAAYKIPKVIEFRKELPKTAVGKILRRVLIDEAKNQL, from the coding sequence ATGGATGTAATGTTAGAAAAAAAGTGGTTATCCCATTATCCAGTTGAAATCCCTGCGAACATTGATTATGAAATTAAACCTCTCCAATACTTTTTGGAAAAAGCGATGAAAACTGTACCACACAAAAAAGCCATTCATTTTCTGGGTAAAGAACTAACATATAAAGAGTTATATGAATCCTCTTTAAAGTTTGCCAACTTCTTAAAATCTTTAGGTGTCCAAAAAGGTGATCGAGTGTCGATTATGCTGCCTAACTGCCCGCAATCTGTCATCAGTTATTATGGAATACTAATGGCAGGTGGGATTGTTGTTCAAACAAACCCAATGTATACTGAAAGAGAACTCCAATATCAAATTGATGATTCTGGTTCGAAATGGATAGTCTGCTTGGATCTACTTTTTCCAAAAGTTTCAAAAGTGAAAACGATTACAAGGTTAGAACATATTATTGTGACAACAATAAGTGATTACTTGCCATTTCCAAAAAATTTAATCTATCCATTTATTCAAAAAAAGAAACACGGAATTAAAGTTGAAATTTCGGAAGGTCCAACTACACATTTATTTAAGAATGCTCTGTCAACAAGCACTTCAGATAAAATTCCACTCGATATATCCCCTAAAGAAGATATAGCACTATTACAATATACCGGCGGTACAACAGGTCAGGCTAAAGGCGTTATGCTAACACATCTAAACTTAGTTGCAAATACTACAATGTGCTTGAAATGGATGTATAAAATGAAGGAAGGAGAGGAACGCATTCTAGGAATTCTTCCATTCTTTCATGTATTTGGAATGACATGTGTGATGAATTTTTCTATTATGTTTACTTCAACAATGATTTTATTACCTAAGTTTGATGCAGAGGAGACTTTAAAAACAATTGCAAAATTAAAACCTACTATCTTCCCTGGTGCTCCAACTATTTTTATAGCTTTATTGAATCATTCTAACATTAAAGATTATGATCTTGCCTCTATCAATACTTGTCTAAGTGGATCTGCACCGCTACCGCTTGAAATTCAGGAAAAGTTTGAAACGGTAACGGGTGGTAAGTTAGTTGAAGGGTATGGATTAACAGAAGCGTCACCTGTTACACACGCCAACTTTTTATGGGATGTACCACGCCCGAAAGGAAGTATAGGTGTTCCGTGGCCTGATACTGATGCATTTATTTTATCAACGGAAAAAAACGGTCCAGCAGAACCTAACGAAATTGGAGAAATTGTGGTGAAAGGACCACAGATTATGAAAGGGTACTGGAATCGTAAAGATGAAACAGCAGCTTGTTTTTATGGTGAAGAATGGTTATTAACTGGAGACCTTGGTTATATGGATGAGAATGGATTTTTTTATGTGGTTGATCGAAAAAAGGATTTAATAATTGCCGGTGGATTTAACATCTATCCACGTGAAATTGAAGAAGTATTGTATGAACACGTATCCATACAGGAAGCTGTAGTAGTTGGAATACCTGATCCCTATCGCGGCGAAACTGTCAAAGCTGTTATTGTATTAAAAGAAGGGGCAATAGTGACTGAGGACGATATCGAACAACATTGTCGTAACTATTTAGCAGCCTACAAAATCCCGAAAGTGATCGAATTTAGAAAAGAACTTCCAAAAACAGCAGTAGGTAAAATTTTACGACGTGTATTAATTGATGAAGCAAAAAATCAGTTATAG
- a CDS encoding TetR/AcrR family transcriptional regulator — protein MRKENPKYNQILDAAVIVIAENGYHHAQVSKIAKQAGVADGTIYLYFKSKEDILISLFEERVGQLIEKIEEVIAGKSNSEEKLLALVEMHLCQFVDDPHLAVVTQIELRQSNKDLRKQISFVLKKYIKIIDQVLYEGIEDGVFNKDLDVRIARQMVFGTLDEVVTSWVMNEQKYDLRQSIHSIQHLIINGIGGKS, from the coding sequence ATGAGGAAAGAAAATCCTAAATACAACCAAATCCTTGATGCTGCCGTTATCGTTATTGCCGAAAACGGATACCATCACGCACAAGTATCTAAAATTGCTAAGCAAGCTGGTGTTGCCGATGGGACAATCTATTTATATTTTAAAAGTAAAGAAGATATCCTGATTTCTTTATTTGAGGAGCGAGTAGGTCAACTTATTGAAAAAATCGAAGAGGTGATTGCAGGGAAATCAAATTCAGAAGAGAAGTTATTAGCATTGGTTGAAATGCATCTTTGTCAATTTGTTGATGATCCACATCTAGCTGTTGTTACCCAAATAGAATTAAGACAATCAAATAAGGACCTTCGGAAACAGATTAGTTTTGTTTTAAAAAAATATATAAAAATTATCGATCAAGTCCTGTATGAAGGTATAGAAGATGGTGTCTTTAATAAAGACTTAGATGTTCGTATAGCAAGGCAAATGGTGTTTGGGACGCTAGATGAAGTAGTAACAAGCTGGGTAATGAATGAACAAAAATATGATTTAAGACAATCTATTCATTCAATTCAGCATTTAATAATTAATGGTATTGGTGGTAAATCTTAA
- a CDS encoding enoyl-CoA hydratase, with the protein MVFFTIEVDQRVATIILNRPPANALATVVLKELSTVLDELEKNDDVRVLLLRGEGKFFSAGADIKEFTTIQTSEGFSKLAKTGQQLFDRIENFSKPIIAVIHGAALGGGLELAMSCHIRIAGENAKLGLPELQLGIIPGFAGTQRLPRLVGNPKAAEMMFTSDPISGKEAAAVGLVNKVFSEESLFEEAAKIANKIAAKSPNSLKATIELLQFSKSQSFEQGVNREAELFGEVFITADAKEGISAFLEKRVPDFKGR; encoded by the coding sequence ATGGTTTTTTTTACTATAGAAGTAGATCAAAGAGTAGCAACGATAATATTAAATAGACCGCCTGCAAATGCATTAGCTACTGTTGTTTTGAAAGAGCTTTCAACTGTCTTAGATGAACTGGAAAAGAATGATGATGTTCGCGTTCTTTTACTTAGAGGAGAAGGGAAATTTTTCTCTGCTGGTGCCGATATTAAAGAGTTCACCACTATTCAAACAAGTGAGGGTTTTTCCAAATTAGCGAAAACTGGTCAACAATTGTTTGATAGGATTGAAAACTTTTCAAAACCTATCATTGCTGTGATTCATGGTGCGGCTTTGGGTGGTGGCTTAGAGCTAGCCATGAGCTGCCATATTCGCATTGCAGGTGAGAATGCAAAATTAGGCCTGCCAGAGCTGCAGCTTGGGATCATCCCAGGATTTGCTGGTACTCAAAGATTGCCAAGGCTTGTCGGAAATCCCAAAGCTGCTGAAATGATGTTTACATCAGACCCTATTTCCGGTAAGGAAGCGGCCGCCGTAGGACTAGTCAATAAAGTGTTTAGTGAAGAAAGTTTATTTGAGGAAGCTGCTAAAATAGCAAATAAAATAGCTGCGAAAAGTCCAAATTCCTTAAAAGCAACAATTGAATTACTTCAGTTTTCAAAAAGCCAATCCTTTGAGCAGGGTGTAAACAGGGAAGCAGAGTTATTTGGGGAAGTGTTTATAACAGCAGATGCAAAAGAAGGTATAAGCGCTTTTTTAGAAAAACGAGTTCCTGATTTCAAAGGAAGGTAA
- a CDS encoding electron transfer flavoprotein subunit beta/FixA family protein, with translation MNIFVIMKRTFDTEEKITLTNGQINEDGAEFIINPYDEYAIEEAIQLKDKHGGEVTVVTIGNNDSEKELRTALAMGADKAVLINTEDHIETGDQYTTSKILSEYFKEKEYDIILGGNVAIDGGSGQVGPRLAELLNINYVTTITKIDIDGQTATVVRDVEGDNEVIETTLPLLVTAQQGLNEPRYPSLPGIMKAKKKPLDEIELDDLELEVEEVEPKTKTLEIYLPPKKEAGKVLDGEIGEQVIELVKLLQTEAKVL, from the coding sequence ATGAATATTTTTGTTATTATGAAAAGAACGTTTGACACAGAAGAAAAAATCACTCTTACGAACGGCCAAATTAATGAAGACGGTGCTGAGTTTATTATTAATCCATACGATGAATATGCAATTGAAGAAGCAATTCAATTAAAGGATAAACACGGTGGGGAGGTAACCGTTGTTACGATTGGTAATAACGATTCAGAAAAAGAACTTCGTACTGCGTTAGCCATGGGAGCAGATAAAGCAGTGTTAATCAATACTGAAGATCATATTGAAACTGGCGACCAATATACAACATCTAAAATATTATCTGAATACTTTAAAGAAAAGGAATACGATATTATATTAGGTGGAAATGTAGCGATTGATGGGGGTTCTGGTCAGGTAGGTCCACGTTTAGCGGAGTTATTAAATATTAATTATGTAACAACAATTACGAAGATCGACATTGACGGTCAAACTGCAACTGTTGTTCGGGATGTTGAAGGAGATAATGAAGTAATTGAAACCACACTACCATTGCTTGTAACAGCACAGCAAGGGTTAAATGAGCCGCGCTATCCATCATTACCAGGTATTATGAAGGCTAAGAAAAAGCCTTTGGATGAAATAGAGTTAGATGACTTAGAGTTAGAAGTAGAGGAAGTGGAACCTAAAACTAAGACACTTGAAATCTACTTACCTCCAAAGAAGGAAGCGGGTAAAGTATTGGATGGTGAAATTGGAGAGCAAGTAATAGAATTAGTGAAATTACTACAAACAGAAGCAAAAGTATTATAG
- a CDS encoding electron transfer flavoprotein subunit alpha/FixB family protein → MSKKIVVLGEIRDGGLRNVSYEAIAAGKLVAEGGEVVAVLIGQSVSSVANNMIHYGADRVITLENEKLENYTPDAYSQALLAVIDAEKPEGIIMGHTALGKDLSPKIAAKLQSGLISDCINIEVTGGNTVFTRPLYSGKAFEKKIVTDGIIFATIRPNNIAPLEKDESRTGAVSSLNVDIKDLKSIIKEVVRKASEGVDLSEAKVIVAGGRGVKSEEGFNTLKELADVLGGAVGASRGACDADYCDYSLQIGQTGKVVTPDLYIACGISGAIQHLAGMSNSRVIVAINKDPEANIFNVADYGIVGDLFEVVPLLVEEFKKIKVNA, encoded by the coding sequence ATGTCTAAAAAAATTGTTGTATTAGGTGAGATCCGTGATGGTGGATTACGAAATGTGTCGTACGAGGCAATTGCTGCGGGGAAGCTAGTTGCTGAAGGCGGAGAAGTCGTAGCAGTTTTAATTGGACAATCAGTTTCTAGCGTTGCAAATAACATGATTCACTATGGTGCAGATCGTGTTATTACACTTGAAAATGAAAAATTGGAAAATTATACTCCTGATGCATATTCACAGGCATTATTGGCTGTAATTGACGCTGAAAAACCTGAAGGTATTATAATGGGTCATACAGCATTAGGTAAAGATTTATCTCCAAAAATTGCAGCTAAACTGCAGTCAGGATTAATCTCCGATTGCATAAATATTGAAGTAACTGGAGGAAATACTGTATTTACTAGACCGCTATATTCAGGCAAAGCATTTGAAAAGAAAATTGTAACGGATGGAATTATCTTTGCAACTATCCGTCCCAATAATATTGCTCCACTTGAAAAGGATGAGTCTCGCACAGGTGCTGTTTCTTCTTTAAATGTGGACATAAAGGACTTAAAGTCAATTATTAAAGAGGTTGTTCGTAAAGCATCTGAAGGTGTTGACTTGTCTGAGGCAAAAGTTATTGTTGCTGGGGGCCGTGGTGTAAAAAGCGAGGAAGGCTTTAATACATTAAAGGAATTGGCTGACGTTCTTGGCGGTGCAGTCGGTGCTTCACGCGGAGCTTGTGATGCAGATTATTGCGATTACTCTTTACAAATTGGTCAGACTGGGAAAGTAGTTACACCTGATTTATATATAGCATGCGGTATATCTGGTGCTATTCAACATTTAGCGGGAATGTCCAATTCAAGGGTTATTGTAGCCATTAATAAAGATCCAGAAGCTAACATCTTCAATGTTGCTGATTATGGAATTGTTGGTGATTTATTTGAAGTTGTACCTTTATTAGTAGAAGAATTTAAAAAAATTAAGGTAAATGCATAA
- the trxA gene encoding thioredoxin translates to MAIVNATDQNFATETGEGVVLADFWAPWCGPCKMIAPVLEELDSEMEQLKIVKLDVDENQETAAKYGVMSIPTLLVFKNGEVVDQVVGFQPKEALAGLINKHL, encoded by the coding sequence ATGGCTATCGTAAACGCAACTGATCAAAATTTCGCAACTGAAACAGGTGAAGGTGTTGTATTAGCAGATTTCTGGGCACCATGGTGTGGACCTTGTAAAATGATCGCTCCTGTTTTGGAAGAATTAGATTCTGAAATGGAGCAATTGAAAATTGTTAAGCTTGATGTAGATGAAAACCAAGAAACAGCTGCAAAGTATGGTGTAATGAGCATTCCAACTTTATTAGTATTTAAAAACGGTGAAGTTGTTGATCAAGTGGTTGGATTCCAACCAAAAGAAGCACTTGCTGGACTTATTAATAAGCACCTTTAA